One segment of Mycolicibacterium baixiangningiae DNA contains the following:
- a CDS encoding UDP-glucose dehydrogenase family protein produces MSCRIAVFGTGYLGATHAACMAELGHDVLGVDIDEGKLAKLAMGELPFYEPGLPDVLRANIDAGRLRFTTSYQEAAEFADVHFIAVGTPQKQGELAADLRHVEAVVESLAPLLTRPAVIFGKSTVPAGTAARLGARVRTLAPATGQVELAWNPEFLREGFAVKDTLHPDRIVLGVDRDRPGNAEAVARDVYAPLLEEQIPFLVTDLATSELVKTSANAFLATKISFINAIAEVCEATGADVSVLADAIGHDARIGRRFLNAGIGFGGGCLPKDIRAFIAMAGELGAGQAFALLREVDSINMRRRNKMVELAREAVGGSFIGARVGVLGAAFKPDSDDVRDSPALNIAGQIQLQGAAVTVYDPEAMQNARQLFPTLQYAPDMTAACAGADVVMILTEWTQFTAVEPTDLAGAVRRRVVIDGRNCLDPVKWRGAGWSYRGIGRP; encoded by the coding sequence ATGAGCTGTCGAATCGCGGTGTTCGGCACCGGTTATCTCGGTGCGACCCATGCCGCCTGCATGGCAGAACTCGGCCATGACGTGCTTGGCGTAGACATCGACGAAGGCAAACTAGCCAAGCTGGCCATGGGAGAGCTGCCGTTCTACGAGCCGGGTCTGCCGGACGTGTTGCGGGCCAATATCGATGCTGGCCGGCTGCGTTTCACGACCTCCTATCAGGAGGCCGCCGAATTCGCCGACGTGCACTTCATCGCCGTCGGTACTCCGCAGAAGCAAGGCGAACTTGCCGCAGATCTGAGGCACGTCGAGGCTGTTGTCGAGTCGTTGGCACCACTGCTGACCCGCCCGGCGGTCATCTTCGGAAAGTCAACGGTGCCGGCCGGCACGGCAGCGAGGTTGGGCGCTCGAGTCCGCACTCTTGCCCCCGCTACGGGGCAGGTAGAACTCGCATGGAACCCCGAATTCCTGCGGGAGGGCTTCGCGGTGAAGGACACGTTGCATCCCGATCGCATTGTGCTCGGTGTGGATCGAGACCGCCCCGGCAATGCTGAGGCTGTCGCTCGTGACGTCTATGCGCCGCTGCTGGAAGAACAGATTCCGTTCCTGGTGACCGACTTGGCGACCTCTGAGTTGGTCAAGACATCCGCGAATGCGTTTCTCGCAACTAAAATTTCGTTCATCAACGCAATCGCTGAGGTGTGCGAAGCGACGGGCGCGGACGTGTCGGTACTTGCAGACGCCATTGGGCACGATGCCCGAATCGGACGGCGGTTCCTGAACGCAGGGATCGGTTTCGGAGGCGGCTGCCTGCCCAAGGACATTCGTGCCTTCATCGCCATGGCGGGGGAACTCGGTGCAGGACAAGCCTTCGCGCTCCTCCGGGAAGTGGACAGCATCAACATGCGTCGGCGAAACAAGATGGTGGAGTTGGCGCGAGAGGCCGTAGGCGGTTCCTTCATCGGCGCGCGCGTGGGCGTTCTCGGAGCTGCGTTCAAACCGGACTCCGATGACGTTCGCGATTCGCCGGCGTTGAACATCGCAGGACAGATCCAGCTGCAGGGCGCCGCGGTTACCGTTTATGACCCCGAGGCGATGCAGAATGCGCGACAGCTCTTTCCGACGTTGCAGTACGCCCCGGATATGACTGCAGCGTGCGCAGGCGCCGATGTGGTCATGATTCTGACGGAGTGGACGCAGTTCACTGCCGTAGAGCCCACAGACCTCGCGGGTGCGGTGCGCCGAAGAGTCGTGATCGACGGGCGAAACTGCCTTGATCCGGTCAAGTGGCGCGGAGCGGGCTGGTCGTACCGCGGTATCGGCAGACCGTAG
- a CDS encoding sugar nucleotide-binding protein, giving the protein MTEYGGSLRRTMSPIPGLSVWDLPVHGDNRGWFKENWQREKMMAAGLPDFSPVQNNISFNDALGTTRGIHAEPWDKFVSVATGRIFGAWVDLRVGPSFGTVFTAELDPSRAVFVPRGVGNAFQTLEPNTAYTYLVNDHYSPAAVYTSVNLADATIAIDWPIPLDRAELSAKDRAHPYLVDISPILPPKVLVLGAGGQLGRALREAYADSPHVEYADRADIDITATNLGSARRWRDYGVIINAAACTSVDEAETLDGRVRAWETNVTGVGALTRVADAYKIVLVHISSDYVFDGTATRPYREEDPVCPLGVYGQTKAAGDQIVAAVPHHYILRTSWVTGDGRNFVRTMLDLAQRDVDPFVVDDQHGRLTFTSELAQAIRHLIETGASFGTYNVTGGGPAMSWAEIARCVFASAGHDPDRVTGVSTEDYFGSSADPVAPRPSSSVLDLAKIESTGYVPGNAVEALADYVQNASRVSEH; this is encoded by the coding sequence TTGACAGAGTATGGCGGATCGTTGCGGCGCACCATGTCTCCAATCCCAGGATTGTCGGTTTGGGACCTTCCCGTCCATGGTGACAATCGCGGCTGGTTCAAAGAGAATTGGCAGCGTGAGAAGATGATGGCCGCTGGGCTGCCCGACTTTTCGCCGGTCCAAAACAACATCTCGTTCAACGACGCACTGGGAACGACGCGAGGCATCCATGCCGAGCCGTGGGACAAGTTTGTTTCGGTCGCGACGGGACGTATCTTCGGCGCGTGGGTCGACCTGCGCGTCGGGCCCTCATTCGGCACCGTGTTCACCGCAGAGCTTGATCCGTCTCGAGCGGTATTCGTGCCTCGTGGAGTCGGCAACGCGTTTCAAACGCTGGAGCCCAACACGGCATACACCTATCTCGTCAACGACCATTACTCACCGGCCGCCGTATACACATCGGTGAACCTCGCTGACGCAACCATCGCCATCGATTGGCCGATCCCGTTGGATCGCGCGGAACTATCGGCGAAGGACCGAGCCCACCCCTATCTGGTTGACATCTCGCCCATTCTGCCGCCCAAAGTATTGGTCCTTGGCGCGGGTGGGCAGCTGGGCCGCGCGCTGCGCGAGGCGTACGCGGACTCACCTCACGTCGAGTACGCTGACCGGGCCGACATCGATATCACCGCCACCAATCTTGGTTCTGCCCGCAGGTGGCGCGACTACGGCGTGATCATCAACGCCGCGGCCTGCACGTCGGTGGACGAAGCAGAGACTCTGGATGGCCGCGTGCGTGCATGGGAGACCAACGTTACCGGCGTGGGCGCCCTAACGCGTGTCGCCGACGCGTACAAGATCGTGCTTGTTCACATATCTAGTGACTACGTATTTGACGGCACCGCAACGCGGCCGTACCGCGAGGAAGACCCGGTGTGCCCCCTTGGTGTTTACGGGCAGACGAAGGCCGCCGGTGATCAAATTGTGGCCGCCGTCCCGCACCATTACATCTTGCGCACCTCATGGGTGACTGGCGACGGCCGCAACTTCGTGCGAACCATGTTGGACCTAGCCCAGCGTGACGTCGACCCCTTCGTCGTCGACGACCAGCATGGAAGGTTGACCTTCACTTCAGAACTCGCCCAGGCCATCCGACACCTCATCGAAACGGGTGCTTCGTTCGGGACCTACAACGTTACCGGCGGTGGACCCGCTATGTCCTGGGCAGAGATCGCGAGGTGCGTTTTCGCTTCCGCCGGCCATGACCCGGACAGGGTGACCGGCGTCAGCACCGAAGACTACTTCGGGTCCTCAGCGGATCCTGTCGCTCCGCGACCGAGCAGTAGTGTGCTGGACCTAGCCAAGATTGAATCTACAGGGTACGTACCCGGAAACGCTGTCGAGGCGCTAGCGGATTACGTGCAAAACGCGAGCCGCGTATCGGAGCACTAG
- the rfbB gene encoding dTDP-glucose 4,6-dehydratase has translation MAQLLVTGGAGFIGSNFVHHVINHTDHHVTVLDKLTYSGNRASLSELPESRVNFVRGDIVDAALVDRLTASADAVVHYAAESHNDNSLRNPHPFLQTNLVGTFALLEAARKHDTRFHHISTDEVYGDLALEDPCRFTESTPYNPSSPYSSTKAGSDLLVRAWTRSFGVAATISNCSNNYGPFQHIEKFIPRQITNVLRGIRPKLYGSGHNVRDWIHVDDHSSAVLAILEKGRIGETYLIGADGEKDNKTVVELILTLMGQPADAYDRVADRAGHDLRYAIDSTKLRSELGWQPEYRDFAQGLAATIEWYRHHEDWWSAGKDATEALYALLGQ, from the coding sequence ATGGCGCAGCTGCTGGTCACCGGAGGCGCGGGATTCATCGGGTCCAATTTTGTGCACCACGTCATCAACCACACCGATCACCATGTGACCGTGCTGGATAAACTTACGTATTCTGGTAACCGCGCGTCGTTGTCTGAATTGCCAGAGTCACGAGTGAACTTCGTCAGGGGCGATATCGTGGATGCTGCGCTCGTGGACCGACTGACAGCGTCCGCAGACGCGGTGGTGCATTACGCGGCCGAATCGCACAACGACAACTCGTTGCGCAACCCACACCCGTTTCTACAGACCAACTTGGTGGGCACATTCGCGTTGTTGGAAGCAGCACGCAAACACGACACTCGGTTTCACCACATCTCCACCGACGAGGTGTACGGCGATCTAGCGCTCGAAGACCCCTGCAGGTTCACCGAATCCACCCCATACAACCCGTCCTCGCCTTACTCCTCGACGAAGGCCGGCAGCGACTTGTTAGTGCGTGCATGGACCCGGTCGTTCGGCGTCGCCGCGACGATCTCGAATTGCTCCAATAATTACGGGCCCTTTCAGCATATCGAAAAGTTCATCCCGCGCCAGATCACCAATGTCCTCCGCGGCATCCGGCCCAAGCTGTACGGCAGTGGGCACAACGTACGCGACTGGATCCACGTCGACGACCACTCGTCAGCGGTGCTGGCGATACTGGAGAAAGGTCGGATTGGGGAAACGTACCTAATCGGCGCCGACGGCGAGAAGGATAACAAGACGGTGGTCGAACTGATCCTGACTCTTATGGGCCAACCCGCGGATGCCTACGACCGTGTCGCCGATCGCGCCGGCCATGATTTGCGTTATGCCATCGACTCCACCAAGTTGCGCAGTGAACTCGGCTGGCAGCCGGAATACCGCGACTTCGCGCAAGGCTTGGCCGCGACGATCGAGTGGTATCGCCACCATGAGGATTGGTGGTCGGCCGGTAAGGACGCCACGGAGGCGCTTTACGCCCTACTCGGCCAGTGA